The following are encoded in a window of Streptomyces sp. 11x1 genomic DNA:
- a CDS encoding dienelactone hydrolase family protein has translation MTAVRGTSVDIAIEDGTVDAYFVHPDDDAAHPAVLFYMDAFGLRPHLRAMADRLAGAGYTVLVPNVFHRSGRTPVFGLPEFIDPAARPEIWDQILPVMLALTPDLALRDAAAYLGWLADSPRAADGPVGTTGYCMGARLALRTAGAFPERVAAAAGFHGGGLATDAPDSPHLAVARITGEVYFGHADGDPSLPPEQMDLLDRTLTEAGVRHRTEVYPGAAHGYTQADTAAYDADATERHWTALLDLLDRALKRPRS, from the coding sequence ATGACCGCCGTACGCGGAACATCCGTGGACATCGCCATCGAGGACGGCACCGTCGACGCCTACTTCGTCCACCCCGACGACGACGCTGCGCATCCGGCGGTCCTGTTCTACATGGACGCGTTCGGGCTGCGGCCGCATCTGAGGGCGATGGCCGACCGGCTGGCCGGTGCCGGATACACGGTCCTCGTGCCCAACGTCTTCCATCGGTCGGGGCGGACCCCGGTGTTCGGCCTGCCCGAGTTCATCGACCCGGCCGCGCGTCCGGAGATATGGGACCAGATCCTGCCGGTCATGCTGGCGCTGACGCCGGACCTCGCCCTGCGGGACGCGGCCGCGTATCTGGGATGGCTGGCCGACAGCCCCCGGGCCGCCGACGGGCCCGTCGGGACCACCGGGTACTGCATGGGCGCCCGGCTGGCCCTGCGTACCGCCGGCGCCTTCCCCGAACGGGTCGCCGCCGCAGCCGGCTTCCACGGGGGAGGCCTGGCGACCGACGCCCCGGACAGTCCGCATCTGGCGGTGGCACGGATCACCGGTGAGGTCTACTTCGGCCACGCCGACGGGGACCCCTCCCTGCCCCCGGAGCAGATGGACCTGCTGGACAGGACGCTGACCGAGGCCGGCGTCCGCCACCGCACCGAGGTCTACCCGGGCGCCGCGCACGGCTACACCCAGGCCGACACGGCCGCGTACGACGCCGACGCGACGGAACGCCACTGGACGGCGCTGCTGGACCTGTTGGACCGCGCCCTGAAGCGGCCGAGGTCATGA
- a CDS encoding class I SAM-dependent methyltransferase has protein sequence MTNIDDGETSPAPRTPNNPAADDPPGAVDWDAEAPSFDDEPDHGLREPAVREAWAARLRDWLPGRAGDVLDVGCGTGSLSLLATEQGHRVTGVDSSTAMVALARAKLAERPAVFLVGDAAVPPVGEERFDVVLARHVLWTLPDPGRVLRRWCGLLRPGGQLVLVEGVWGTVSPVGIPAEQLYGLLVPLVSDAELVRLGDDPSLWGREVEDDRYAIVGRL, from the coding sequence ATGACCAACATCGACGACGGCGAAACCTCCCCGGCCCCGCGAACACCGAACAACCCGGCGGCAGATGACCCTCCCGGGGCCGTCGACTGGGACGCGGAAGCCCCCTCCTTCGACGACGAACCCGATCATGGCCTGCGGGAACCCGCCGTCCGGGAGGCCTGGGCGGCCAGGCTGCGGGACTGGCTGCCGGGGCGCGCCGGCGACGTGCTCGACGTCGGCTGCGGCACCGGCAGCCTGTCACTCCTCGCGACCGAACAGGGGCACCGGGTGACCGGAGTGGACTCCTCCACCGCCATGGTCGCCCTGGCCCGCGCCAAGCTCGCCGAGCGGCCCGCCGTGTTCCTCGTCGGCGACGCGGCGGTCCCGCCCGTGGGCGAGGAGCGGTTCGACGTGGTCCTCGCCCGCCATGTGCTGTGGACCCTGCCCGACCCGGGCCGTGTGCTGCGCCGCTGGTGCGGACTGCTGCGGCCCGGCGGCCAACTCGTGCTGGTCGAGGGCGTGTGGGGCACGGTCAGCCCGGTCGGCATCCCCGCCGAGCAGCTGTACGGGCTGCTCGTGCCCCTCGTGTCCGACGCGGAGCTGGTGCGGCTGGGGGACGACCCGTCGCTGTGGGGGAGGGAGGTCGAGGACGACCGGTACGCCATCGTGGGCCGCCTCTGA
- a CDS encoding DUF402 domain-containing protein — MSVNSAEPREEGREVDVVLLKAGRTKIRYPARLVSDDGTRIVVRADWATESVRDFGFVRFGPGDVFTEYYWRDRWYAVKEVRDPRGVLKGWYCDITRPAVFSGGEVVVEDLDLDLWRSADGGTVLRLDEDEFEESGLARSDPAAAAAAVAALDTLEALATTEGGLESLLA, encoded by the coding sequence ATGTCCGTGAACTCGGCTGAGCCCCGGGAGGAGGGGCGCGAGGTGGACGTCGTCCTGCTCAAGGCGGGCCGTACGAAGATCCGTTACCCCGCACGGCTGGTGAGCGACGACGGCACCCGGATCGTGGTCCGGGCCGACTGGGCGACCGAGAGCGTACGGGACTTCGGCTTCGTACGCTTCGGGCCGGGTGACGTGTTCACCGAGTACTACTGGCGCGACCGGTGGTACGCGGTGAAGGAGGTCCGGGATCCCCGGGGCGTGCTGAAGGGCTGGTACTGCGACATCACCAGGCCGGCCGTCTTCTCGGGTGGGGAGGTCGTCGTCGAGGATCTCGACCTGGACCTGTGGCGGTCGGCCGACGGCGGAACCGTACTGCGGCTGGACGAGGACGAGTTCGAGGAGAGCGGGCTCGCGCGGAGCGACCCGGCGGCTGCGGCCGCCGCGGTCGCCGCCCTCGACACGCTGGAGGCGCTCGCCACCACCGAGGGCGGCCTGGAGTCGCTGCTGGCCTAG
- a CDS encoding GNAT family N-acetyltransferase, translated as MTLIVRDLRAADPADAEAFADVRRRALPFMVSTAASLLHDATLAPPEAHHQQLVAEADGEVIGTAQLSIAHDSPEPGQGDITVYVHPAHLRRGAGALLARTAEERLTAVGARRLLSWVLDTPDNRAFAERRGYTPSRFAHFLRLDLAHGTLPPLSSPPPGVELRTAADFADDPRPLFDLDAETTADEPGDVDAELDDYGQWAEEIYGHPLLDHALSTVVVVDGTPAAFTAVHTDGRDRYFTVMTGTARAFRGRGLAKLAKNDSLHRARAAGCTEAFTGNDAGNGPMLAVNKWFGYEVCATEARYVRELG; from the coding sequence ATGACTCTGATCGTGCGCGACCTCCGCGCCGCCGACCCGGCGGACGCCGAGGCCTTCGCCGACGTACGACGGCGCGCCCTGCCCTTCATGGTCAGCACCGCCGCGTCCCTGCTCCACGACGCGACGCTCGCGCCTCCCGAGGCCCACCACCAGCAGCTGGTCGCCGAGGCCGACGGCGAGGTGATCGGCACCGCGCAACTGTCCATCGCCCACGACAGCCCCGAACCCGGCCAGGGCGACATCACCGTGTACGTCCACCCGGCGCACCTGCGCCGGGGCGCGGGCGCCCTGCTGGCGCGCACCGCCGAGGAGCGGCTGACGGCGGTGGGCGCGCGGCGCCTGCTGTCCTGGGTGCTGGACACCCCGGACAACCGCGCGTTCGCCGAGCGACGCGGCTACACACCGAGCCGCTTCGCGCACTTCCTGCGCCTGGACCTGGCCCACGGCACCCTCCCCCCGCTCTCCTCGCCGCCCCCGGGCGTGGAACTGCGTACGGCCGCCGACTTCGCCGACGACCCGCGCCCCCTGTTCGACCTGGACGCGGAGACCACGGCCGACGAACCAGGCGACGTCGACGCCGAGTTGGACGACTACGGGCAGTGGGCCGAGGAGATCTACGGCCACCCCCTGCTGGACCACGCCCTGAGCACGGTGGTCGTCGTGGACGGCACCCCCGCCGCGTTCACCGCGGTCCACACGGACGGCCGGGACCGCTACTTCACCGTGATGACGGGCACGGCCCGCGCCTTCCGCGGTCGCGGCCTCGCCAAGCTCGCCAAGAACGACTCCCTGCACCGCGCCCGCGCCGCCGGCTGCACGGAGGCGTTCACGGGCAACGACGCCGGCAACGGGCCGATGCTCGCGGTCAACAAGTGGTTCGGGTACGAGGTCTGCGCGACGGAGGCGCGGTATGTCCGTGAACTCGGCTGA
- a CDS encoding GntR family transcriptional regulator produces the protein MTLKIRIVEGGAPYEQVRAQISEQARSGALPVGYRLPTVRGLAEQLGLAANTVAKAYRALETDGVIETRGRNGTFVAAAGSAAEREAAVAAGAFAERARRLGLSETEALAAARDALRAAYVE, from the coding sequence GTGACCTTGAAGATTCGCATCGTGGAGGGGGGCGCGCCCTACGAGCAGGTGCGCGCCCAGATCTCGGAACAGGCCCGCTCCGGAGCGCTGCCCGTGGGGTACCGGCTGCCGACCGTACGCGGGCTCGCCGAGCAGCTCGGGCTCGCGGCCAACACCGTCGCCAAGGCGTACCGGGCGCTGGAGACCGACGGGGTGATCGAGACGCGGGGGCGCAACGGGACGTTCGTGGCCGCGGCCGGCTCCGCCGCGGAACGGGAGGCCGCCGTGGCGGCTGGGGCGTTCGCGGAGCGGGCGCGCCGCCTGGGCCTGAGCGAGACGGAAGCACTGGCGGCGGCCCGGGACGCCCTGCGGGCCGCGTACGTGGAGTAG
- a CDS encoding DUF72 domain-containing protein, which yields MTLFVGTSGWQYKDWRGAFYPEGCPTRSWLEEYAAHFATVELNNAFYRLPTRENFEAWRDRVPGDFVVAVKASRYLTHIKRLRDPEEPVRRLMTHAEGLGDRLGPVLLQLPPTLRADAALLDACLGCFPSGTRVAVEPRHDSWWTPEVREVLESRGAALCWADSHSRPATPLWRTTDWCYLRLHQGRAHPWPHYGSRSLTTWAHRLADTWPATADAYVYFNNDPHAAAVQDATTFAKAAGRAGLHPTRTPGRLART from the coding sequence ATGACCCTGTTCGTCGGTACGTCGGGGTGGCAGTACAAGGACTGGCGGGGCGCCTTCTACCCGGAGGGATGCCCCACCCGGTCGTGGCTGGAGGAGTACGCGGCTCACTTCGCGACGGTCGAGCTCAACAACGCGTTCTACCGGCTGCCGACGCGGGAGAACTTCGAGGCGTGGCGGGACCGGGTGCCGGGGGACTTCGTGGTCGCGGTGAAGGCGAGCCGGTACCTGACCCACATCAAACGGCTGCGGGATCCCGAGGAGCCGGTGCGGCGTCTGATGACCCATGCGGAGGGCCTGGGCGACCGCCTGGGCCCGGTCCTGCTCCAGCTCCCCCCGACGCTGAGAGCCGACGCCGCTCTCCTGGACGCCTGCCTGGGCTGCTTCCCCTCCGGCACCCGGGTCGCGGTCGAGCCCCGGCACGACTCGTGGTGGACCCCCGAGGTCCGCGAGGTCCTGGAGTCCCGGGGCGCCGCCCTGTGCTGGGCGGACAGCCACTCCCGCCCGGCCACCCCGCTCTGGCGCACCACCGATTGGTGCTACCTCCGCCTCCACCAGGGCCGGGCCCACCCCTGGCCCCACTACGGCAGCCGCTCCCTGACGACCTGGGCCCACCGCCTGGCGGACACCTGGCCCGCCACGGCCGACGCATACGTCTACTTCAACAACGACCCCCACGCGGCGGCGGTGCAGGACGCGACGACGTTCGCGAAAGCGGCCGGAAGAGCAGGCCTGCACCCCACCCGGACACCGGGTCGCCTGGCACGGACGTAG
- a CDS encoding DUF5925 domain-containing protein has protein sequence MSANPHDALPIRLNVDDSDSPSDVVDALFLGRFATGEQPYAHAANIDRVRSGATLLPPGARVLRSARDDDRSATLAEGDGWTVLISRWNRGADVTVTATTAELAEKVLGQATDGAADEPEPQPENVTMGFWYVSPRRGPHRTTRQISAGTWEEVRPNYTAPVADAMDRLMKTTPEDIAGRLLLLHGPPGTGKTSALRTLARSWRDWCQVDCVLDPERLFSDVGYLMDIAIGEEDAAGKGRWRLLLLEDCDELIRGEAKHTAGQALSRLLNLTDGLLGQGRNVLVGVTTNEDLERLHPAVVRPGRCLARIEVGALTRAEAVGWLGTDEGVGREGATLAELYALRRGTSPTSLPEPRGGADAGLYL, from the coding sequence ATGTCTGCCAACCCACACGACGCACTGCCGATCCGGCTCAACGTCGACGACAGCGACTCCCCGTCCGATGTCGTCGACGCGCTGTTCCTCGGCCGTTTCGCGACGGGCGAGCAGCCGTACGCGCACGCGGCGAACATCGACCGGGTACGGTCCGGGGCCACCCTGCTGCCGCCGGGCGCCCGGGTGCTGCGCTCCGCGCGGGACGACGACCGCAGCGCGACCCTCGCGGAGGGCGACGGCTGGACGGTGCTGATCTCCCGCTGGAACCGGGGCGCGGACGTCACGGTGACCGCGACCACCGCCGAGCTGGCGGAGAAGGTCCTCGGCCAGGCCACCGACGGCGCGGCCGACGAACCCGAGCCGCAGCCGGAGAACGTGACGATGGGCTTCTGGTACGTCTCGCCGCGCCGGGGCCCGCACCGCACCACCCGGCAGATCTCGGCGGGCACCTGGGAGGAGGTGCGGCCGAACTACACGGCCCCCGTGGCGGATGCGATGGACCGCCTGATGAAGACGACCCCGGAGGACATCGCGGGCCGTCTTCTGCTGCTGCACGGCCCGCCCGGCACCGGCAAGACCTCCGCACTGCGCACGCTGGCGCGCTCCTGGCGGGACTGGTGCCAGGTCGACTGCGTCCTGGACCCCGAGCGGCTCTTCTCCGACGTCGGCTATCTCATGGACATCGCGATCGGCGAGGAGGACGCGGCGGGCAAGGGCCGCTGGCGGCTGCTCCTGCTGGAGGACTGCGACGAGCTGATCCGGGGTGAGGCCAAGCACACAGCGGGCCAGGCGCTCTCCCGGCTGCTGAACCTGACGGACGGCCTGCTCGGGCAGGGCCGCAACGTCCTGGTGGGCGTGACCACCAACGAGGACCTGGAGCGCCTCCACCCGGCCGTGGTCCGCCCCGGCCGCTGTCTCGCCCGGATCGAGGTGGGCGCGCTGACCCGCGCGGAAGCGGTGGGCTGGCTCGGCACGGACGAGGGGGTGGGCCGCGAGGGGGCGACCCTGGCCGAGCTGTACGCGCTGCGCCGCGGCACGTCACCGACGTCGCTGCCGGAGCCGCGGGGCGGGGCCGACGCGGGCCTGTACCTGTAG
- a CDS encoding GH39 family glycosyl hydrolase encodes MGRHGWIAGDRRWRLTALVGVGVAALALVVTLLSTLPGGGSTAGTTPDGDKVHGTPATPPGDVGPSVGWGFTHTQYSADVGSGTAVERVEEWLGERPLPQIQHIMGWGAGNPEPVEGRYDFEEMDRRIDFVRATGGTPVVTLCCAPDWMKGGRPGADRTDWSQAALETAPEPEHFADYAALAATVAKRYPDVRHFIVWNEFKGFWNDAEARWDYEGYTELYNLVHQALKKVDKDIMVGGPYLVMDSVDPRQKQDASTSLKGPWGSLDQRVLDAFDYWNENKAGADFVVVDGSSYTRDDELVPDEFAASDKFTAVSRWVRERSGDLPLWWAEYYVEPADVDDNRHGWSENRRVAVQASGLMAMAKGGATSGFYWNPEEKTGECPGCLWTPTDKKDGGEELPMYGLLSRFDEEFPPGTRYESVAVADDDKPNVRVLADDKAVLVVNTLDRKISADIDGQKFDMAAYEVKWLQR; translated from the coding sequence ATGGGACGTCATGGGTGGATTGCGGGGGACCGGCGATGGCGGCTCACCGCGCTCGTGGGCGTGGGGGTGGCGGCGCTCGCCCTCGTCGTGACCTTGCTCAGCACACTGCCCGGGGGCGGCAGCACCGCCGGCACCACGCCCGACGGCGACAAGGTGCACGGCACGCCCGCGACCCCGCCGGGGGACGTCGGGCCCAGTGTGGGCTGGGGTTTCACCCACACCCAGTACAGCGCGGACGTGGGCAGCGGGACGGCCGTCGAGCGCGTCGAGGAGTGGCTCGGTGAGCGGCCCCTGCCGCAGATCCAGCACATCATGGGCTGGGGCGCGGGCAACCCCGAACCCGTCGAGGGGCGTTACGACTTCGAGGAGATGGACCGGCGCATCGACTTCGTCCGCGCCACCGGCGGAACCCCCGTCGTCACCCTGTGCTGCGCGCCCGACTGGATGAAGGGCGGCAGACCGGGCGCCGACCGGACCGACTGGAGCCAGGCCGCGCTGGAGACCGCGCCCGAGCCCGAGCACTTCGCGGACTACGCCGCGCTCGCCGCGACCGTCGCCAAGCGCTACCCGGACGTACGACACTTCATCGTCTGGAACGAGTTCAAGGGCTTCTGGAACGACGCGGAGGCCCGCTGGGACTACGAGGGGTACACCGAGCTGTACAACCTCGTCCACCAGGCCCTGAAGAAGGTCGACAAGGACATCATGGTCGGCGGGCCCTATCTGGTCATGGACAGTGTCGATCCACGGCAGAAACAGGACGCGTCGACCTCCCTGAAGGGGCCGTGGGGCTCCCTGGACCAGCGGGTCCTCGACGCCTTCGACTACTGGAACGAGAACAAGGCCGGCGCCGACTTCGTGGTGGTGGACGGCTCCAGCTACACCCGGGACGACGAGCTGGTCCCCGACGAGTTCGCCGCGAGCGACAAGTTCACGGCCGTCAGCCGGTGGGTGCGGGAGCGGTCCGGTGATCTGCCGCTGTGGTGGGCCGAGTACTACGTCGAGCCCGCCGACGTCGACGACAACCGGCACGGCTGGTCCGAGAACCGCCGCGTCGCCGTCCAGGCCTCCGGGCTGATGGCCATGGCCAAGGGCGGTGCCACCTCCGGCTTCTACTGGAATCCGGAGGAGAAGACCGGGGAGTGCCCCGGGTGCCTGTGGACGCCGACCGACAAGAAGGACGGGGGCGAGGAGCTCCCCATGTACGGGTTGCTGTCCCGGTTCGACGAGGAGTTCCCGCCGGGGACCAGGTACGAGTCGGTGGCCGTCGCCGACGACGACAAGCCCAACGTGCGGGTGCTCGCCGACGACAAGGCGGTGCTCGTGGTCAACACCCTCGACCGGAAGATCAGCGCCGACATCGACGGCCAGAAGTTCGACATGGCCGCCTACGAGGTGAAGTGGCTTCAGAGGTGA
- a CDS encoding lipopolysaccharide biosynthesis protein: MSDTTTTTAHEAESTPAAETGPSPGPGRRLRLPGLGRGAGGDQLFRNAYALMLNTGISAVLGLGFWLAAARYYTEASVGQGSAAIAAMKLLAGLTALTLTGALARFIPVAGRDTGRLIFRTYAGSAVVVALAAGVFLLTLGLWGSSYSFLHDPLYAVFFVLAVVAWSTLTLQDGVLTGLRSAVWVPVGNTVFSAVKLVLLVVFAAAVPTMGVFVSWVAAIAMSVLPLGWLVFRRLIPRHVEATAERAHPPSWREIGRFLAGDYTGSLFSLAVVYAVPVIVAAQVGSADNAYFYITTTIGGTVNLLAINMGASLTVEGAHDPGRLAANTRAALKRMARIMLPVCAVLFFGAPWILAVFGQGYADAATPLLRWFAVGAVLRVVMETYFAVLRAQSRTAGLAWLQGLLCALVLGLTLALLPRMGLTGAGVAEISSLAVIVLIAAPRLYRILRTAGPAEVPADAAPDGDLADLGRVATAAKKQSGAWSRRLDSDTLALGVHVDFDHLERRPDVRPGPGTPPAGTAVPRRDHRPAWAQDRPTRPLLPPSGLGLPVESREPGSESSLGPAPSPEVDAPFEEAAGEPDAAGEAETLEKSVREPVSPGAEETPSAQDAPRAPLRERLPHPTTTGIVLGFLLLAALLLYWVPALALDDSDLDRMGGLGLISVLPTPTLIGAALLAVVFASLLWPAREHRALLLITLLATVFSLHALPAVIEAEPRFATAWQHLGFIDYIDRTGSAVPDLDARWSWPGFFAAAAFVAEACGVTDFTEIIRWWPTAVQLLYLAPMFLLARHMRASWRARWTGVWIFVLSGWVGQDYFSPQGFTYLLYLVFVAILLVWFRAPHMLWGTVRPGEAEVEPADRRQRAVLLAVLIALYAATVPAHQLTPFVMLGVLAALVLIGRSELRGLPILFAVLVAVWVGFLAEPYWSGHFDELFGGVGGVGGNVTSSVSGRIGEGSSTHKLVLYARVALAGTVMLLACYGFWRRRANRYRERSLLVLTFVPFLGFGMQSYGGEMALRVFMFALPGAALLAALALFPRTGVTDGERDKDRVSLAPLAALMAGLVLIGGFLVARWGNEPFERVRPGEVAAMEYVYAHDDPTVRLLWLSDDPVNNVTPAMPWGAQDMEKVEYVPTLAPIDPVLVSGVAKALKDAGAGSFLIVNRSQVTNLQMDAGYSANWESRLIRNLDERADIEKVFSNRDATIFALRDQTGKAPEPDPGPIGPQVTWTPWSVVGGLAAIALIVLLSVREMVRVAVRPGVRQLRWLQSSFWFSLPLLALLLASLVQRFLTMGAP, from the coding sequence GTGTCTGACACGACGACCACCACGGCGCACGAGGCCGAGAGCACCCCGGCCGCGGAGACCGGGCCCTCGCCCGGCCCCGGCCGCAGGCTGCGCCTGCCCGGGCTGGGCCGGGGCGCGGGGGGCGACCAGCTGTTCCGCAACGCCTACGCCCTGATGCTGAACACCGGTATCTCGGCCGTGCTCGGTCTCGGCTTCTGGCTGGCCGCCGCCCGCTACTACACCGAGGCCTCGGTCGGTCAGGGCTCCGCCGCGATCGCCGCGATGAAGCTCCTCGCCGGGCTCACCGCGCTCACGCTGACGGGCGCCCTGGCCCGGTTCATCCCGGTCGCGGGGCGCGACACCGGACGGCTGATCTTCCGCACGTACGCGGGCAGTGCGGTGGTCGTGGCGCTCGCGGCGGGGGTGTTCCTGCTGACGCTGGGCCTGTGGGGGTCGTCGTACAGCTTTCTGCACGATCCGCTCTACGCCGTGTTCTTCGTGCTCGCGGTGGTCGCCTGGTCGACGCTGACGCTCCAGGACGGGGTGCTCACCGGGCTGCGCAGCGCGGTGTGGGTGCCGGTCGGCAACACCGTGTTCTCGGCGGTGAAGCTGGTGCTCCTGGTGGTGTTCGCAGCCGCGGTCCCGACCATGGGCGTCTTCGTCTCCTGGGTCGCGGCGATCGCGATGTCCGTGCTGCCGCTGGGCTGGCTGGTGTTCCGGCGGCTGATCCCGAGGCACGTCGAGGCCACCGCCGAGCGCGCGCACCCCCCGTCGTGGCGGGAGATCGGCCGCTTCCTCGCCGGCGACTACACGGGGTCCCTCTTCTCCCTCGCGGTCGTCTACGCGGTCCCGGTGATCGTCGCCGCCCAGGTCGGCTCCGCCGACAACGCGTACTTCTACATCACCACCACCATCGGCGGCACGGTCAATCTGCTCGCCATCAACATGGGCGCCTCGCTGACCGTCGAGGGCGCCCACGACCCGGGGCGCCTGGCCGCCAACACCCGGGCCGCGCTGAAGCGGATGGCCCGGATCATGCTGCCGGTGTGCGCGGTGCTGTTCTTCGGGGCGCCCTGGATCCTGGCCGTCTTCGGGCAGGGCTACGCGGACGCGGCGACCCCGCTGCTGCGCTGGTTCGCGGTCGGCGCGGTCCTGCGGGTGGTGATGGAGACGTACTTCGCGGTGCTGCGCGCGCAGAGCCGCACGGCCGGACTCGCCTGGCTGCAGGGCCTGTTGTGCGCCCTGGTCCTCGGCCTGACGCTGGCCCTGCTCCCCCGGATGGGCCTGACCGGCGCGGGCGTCGCCGAGATCTCCAGCCTCGCGGTGATCGTGCTGATCGCCGCGCCACGGCTGTACCGGATCCTGCGGACCGCCGGGCCCGCCGAGGTGCCCGCCGACGCGGCACCCGACGGTGATCTCGCCGACCTGGGCCGGGTGGCCACCGCCGCGAAGAAGCAGAGCGGCGCCTGGTCCCGCCGCCTGGACTCCGACACCCTCGCCCTCGGCGTCCACGTCGACTTCGACCATCTGGAGCGCCGCCCGGACGTACGGCCCGGCCCCGGCACCCCGCCCGCCGGAACCGCGGTGCCGCGCAGGGACCACCGGCCGGCCTGGGCCCAGGACCGGCCGACGCGTCCGCTGCTGCCTCCGTCCGGGCTGGGCCTGCCGGTGGAGTCCCGCGAGCCGGGCTCGGAGTCCTCCCTGGGCCCGGCGCCGTCCCCGGAGGTGGACGCCCCGTTCGAGGAGGCCGCGGGGGAACCGGACGCGGCAGGAGAGGCCGAGACGCTGGAGAAGTCCGTACGGGAGCCGGTGAGTCCCGGGGCCGAGGAGACGCCGTCCGCGCAGGACGCACCTCGGGCGCCCCTCCGCGAACGACTGCCGCACCCCACGACCACCGGGATCGTCCTCGGCTTCCTGCTGCTCGCCGCGCTGCTGCTGTACTGGGTGCCCGCGCTGGCGCTGGACGACTCCGACCTGGACCGCATGGGCGGCCTCGGCCTGATCTCCGTGCTGCCCACGCCGACGCTGATCGGGGCGGCCCTGCTGGCCGTCGTGTTCGCCTCGCTGCTGTGGCCGGCCCGGGAGCACCGCGCACTGCTGCTGATCACCCTGCTGGCCACCGTGTTCTCGCTGCACGCGCTGCCGGCCGTGATCGAGGCCGAACCCCGGTTCGCGACGGCCTGGCAGCATTTGGGCTTCATCGACTACATCGACCGCACCGGCTCCGCCGTACCCGACCTGGACGCCCGCTGGAGCTGGCCGGGGTTCTTCGCGGCGGCCGCGTTCGTCGCCGAGGCCTGCGGGGTCACCGATTTCACCGAGATCATCCGCTGGTGGCCAACGGCCGTCCAACTCCTGTACCTGGCACCGATGTTCCTCCTCGCCCGCCATATGCGGGCGAGCTGGCGCGCCAGGTGGACGGGCGTCTGGATCTTCGTCCTGAGCGGCTGGGTGGGCCAGGACTACTTCTCCCCCCAGGGCTTCACCTATCTCCTCTATCTGGTCTTCGTCGCGATCCTGCTGGTCTGGTTCCGCGCCCCGCACATGCTGTGGGGCACGGTGCGCCCCGGCGAGGCGGAGGTGGAACCCGCCGACCGCCGGCAGCGGGCGGTCCTCCTCGCGGTCCTGATCGCGCTGTACGCGGCGACGGTCCCGGCCCACCAGCTCACCCCGTTCGTGATGCTGGGCGTCCTCGCGGCCCTCGTCCTGATCGGCCGCTCGGAACTGCGGGGGCTGCCCATCCTGTTCGCCGTGCTGGTCGCCGTCTGGGTGGGCTTCCTCGCCGAGCCGTACTGGTCGGGCCACTTCGACGAACTCTTCGGCGGGGTCGGCGGTGTGGGCGGGAACGTCACGTCCTCGGTCTCCGGCCGGATCGGCGAGGGCAGTTCGACGCACAAGCTCGTGCTGTACGCGCGCGTGGCCCTCGCCGGCACTGTCATGCTCCTGGCCTGCTACGGCTTCTGGCGCCGCCGCGCGAACAGGTACCGCGAACGCTCCCTGCTCGTCCTGACGTTCGTGCCGTTCCTGGGCTTCGGCATGCAGTCGTACGGCGGTGAGATGGCCCTGCGGGTCTTCATGTTCGCCCTGCCGGGCGCCGCGCTGCTGGCCGCGCTCGCCCTCTTCCCGCGCACCGGCGTCACCGACGGGGAACGCGACAAGGACCGGGTGAGCCTCGCCCCGCTGGCCGCCCTCATGGCCGGTCTCGTCCTGATCGGCGGCTTCCTGGTGGCCCGCTGGGGCAACGAGCCCTTCGAGCGCGTCCGCCCGGGGGAGGTCGCCGCCATGGAGTACGTCTACGCCCACGACGATCCGACGGTACGGCTGCTCTGGCTCAGCGACGACCCGGTGAACAACGTGACACCCGCGATGCCGTGGGGCGCCCAGGACATGGAGAAGGTCGAGTACGTGCCGACGCTCGCGCCGATCGACCCGGTCCTGGTGTCCGGTGTGGCCAAGGCGCTGAAGGACGCGGGCGCGGGCTCCTTCCTGATCGTCAACCGCAGCCAGGTCACCAACCTCCAGATGGACGCCGGTTACTCCGCGAACTGGGAGTCCCGGCTCATCCGGAACCTCGACGAGCGCGCCGACATCGAGAAGGTCTTCTCCAACAGGGACGCCACGATCTTCGCCCTGCGCGACCAGACCGGGAAGGCCCCGGAGCCCGATCCCGGCCCGATCGGCCCGCAGGTCACCTGGACCCCGTGGTCCGTGGTGGGCGGCCTGGCCGCGATCGCCCTGATCGTGCTGCTGAGCGTCCGCGAGATGGTCCGGGTGGCGGTCCGCCCCGGCGTCCGGCAACTCCGCTGGCTCCAGAGCAGCTTCTGGTTCAGCCTGCCTCTGCTGGCTCTCCTGCTGGCCTCACTGGTGCAGCGCTTCCTGACGATGGGCGCGCCCTGA